In Campylobacter showae, the genomic stretch TTCGCGCACGCACTCGTTAAATCGGCTTAGCATGTATTTGCCAAGCTTCGTTTCGATTTTGGCGTCGCTTAAATTTGCAAATTTAGACTCGTTTAGCAGCAGGTATTTGCTCGCGTTGTAAAGCTTGTTCGTAAAATTTCTCACTAGCTTCATCTTTTCGTCGCTTAGCTTTATGTCGCGTCCCTGCACGGCAAGTAGCGCAAGCGTAAAGCGCAAGATATCGGCGCTGTACTCCTCGATGCTAACGAGCGGGTCGATGACGTTGCCTAGGCTCTTGCTCATCTTTCTGCCCTGCTCGTCTTTAACTAAAGCGTGCAGATAGATATCGTCAAACGGCAGCTTACCAAGCGCGTTTTCGCCCTGAAACATCATCCTAGCCACCCAGAAAAACAAAATATCAAAGCCGGTGATCAGTAGGTTGTTCGGGTAAAATTCGGCCAAATCGCCCTCAAACCATTTCTCGTTTTTTAGCTCCTCGCCGTTGCCCCAGCCAAGCGTGCTAAACGGCCAAAGCCCCGAGCTAAACCATGTATCAAGGACGTCCGGGTCTTGATGGAAATTTGCGCTTTTGCATTTTGGGCACTGCGTCGGTTCGCCTTCGTCCACCCACTCGTGTCCGCACTCATTACAGTAAAATACCGGGATCTGATGTCCCCACCATAGCTGGCGCGAGATACACCAGTCGCGAAGCTCGCGCATCCAGGCGTTAAAGCTGTTTATCCAGTGCGCCGGGTAAAATTTAGCTAATCCTTCGCCGACCTTTGCGATCGCGTCGTCCGCGATCTGTTTTTTGACGAACCACTGCTTTGAGATGTAGGGCTCGACGACGTTTTTGCAGCGGTAACAGTAGCCGACTTGATTTTCGTAGTCTTCGATCTTCTCGACGTTTCCGAGCTTTTCTAGCTCTGCTACGATGACGTCTCTGGCTTCAAGCCTTTCTAGCCCCTTAAACTGCGCGCACTGCTCGTTTAGGATACCTTTTTCGTCAAAAACGGTGATAAATTTTAGATCGTGTCTTTTGCCGACCTCGTAGTCGTTAGTGTCGTGCGCCGGGGTGACTTTAACAAGACCCGTTCCAAACTCCATATCGACGTGCTCGTCGGCGATGATCTCGATCTCGCGACCGATTATCGGTAGGACGACTTTTTTGCCGATCAAATTTTTATAGCGCTCGTCGTTTGGATTGACCATTACCGCTGTATCACCGAAGTAGGTTTCAGGACGTGTAGTCGCCACAACAATAAATTTATCTTGTTCTCCCGCTAGGTAGTATCTTAGGTGATAAAGCTTGCCTTTGTTTTCCTTGTGTTCGACCTCGATGTCACTGAGCGCGCCGTCGTGCGTACACCAGTTTATCATGTAGTTTTCGCGTACGATGAGCCCTTTTTCGTAGAGATTTACGAAAGCCTTTTTGACGGCTATTCTTAGTCCCTCATCCATCGTAAATCTTTGGCGCGACCATGCCGGCGAGATGCCTAGTTTTCGCATCTGGTGAACGATCATTCCGCCGCTTTTTTCTTTCCATTCCCAGACTTTTTCTACGAATTTTTCGCGTCCAAGTTCCTCTTTTTTGATACCTTGGGCTAGGAGCTGCTTTTCAACGACGTTTTGCGTGGCGATACCTGCATGATCAAGGCCCGGCTGCCACAGCGTTTTGTAGCCGTCCATTCTTTTGTAGCGCGTCATTATGTCTTGCAGGGTAAAGGTTAGGGCGTGCCCGATATGAAGCGAGCCCGTTACGTTTGGAGGCGGCATCATGATGCAAAATTTACGGCCGTCTTTGCGTATGTTTTTGTTCGCGTCTATCTCGAAATATCCGCGTTCTTCCCAAATTTTATAAAATTTATCTTCTACTTCTTTTGCGTCGTAAAATTCCGCCATATTTTATCCTTAATAATTGTTTAAAAAATGTCGGATTTTACTACAAATTTGCTAATAGTATGTTTAAAATTAGGTTGTTTTTAAGAATAGGCAAAGAAAGCGAAGCGGCTAAAAAACCGCTTCGCAAAAGGATTATTTGACGATAAATTCGTGCTGAGCTAGATCGTAGTCGCTCATGCTCTCGTCGTACATGTTTTCCGTGATGACCGCAGGCAGCATGCATTTACCGCTCATGACGACGCGAAGAGGCGTATAAAGCACGTGAGCATCCTTGCTAGCGTCCAAGCTATAAAAGCTCAAAACTCTGTCGTCCTCGATATTTTGATGCTCGAGTGTTAAAGAGTTTTTCGTAGCTTCCGTTCTAACGTTAGGTACGATGTTTTCGTTTACCACCTCAAGGCAAGGGCTGATCGTTTCGTTTATCACGCCGTTTCTGATAAACTCATTCGTTTTTAGCGATAGCTTAGAGTAGATGATATCGTTTACCTTAAGCGCGTTGATATCGATCTCTTTGCCGTCTTTGCCGACGAAGGTTCTATAGATATCAAGCCCCTTCTTGTCAAATTTGTGATTTACGTCTAGCTTTTTATAGCCTGACGCGCTAACGCCTAGATACACGGCTGCGCCGTTTTCAGGTACGATAGTAATCTCAGGCTTTTTAGGAGCGATGTTGATAGCTCCGCGGCCGTCGAAATTTAGATCGTGTCCGTCGGCGATAAGCTTAAATTTGTTCTCGCTTGAGACGTCTTTAATATAGGCTCTTAGCGCTCTTAGCGTAAATGCGCGCTCCTGCGTCGAATGTAGCTTATCGACGCGAGCGATCAGGTAGTCGGCTAGCTCGTCGCTAAATGCGTTTTTCTCAAAGTGATTAGCGTGTAAAAGCAGCATAAAGGCCTTGTTTCTGATCTCTGAACCGAAGTTATCTGCTAGCTCTTTTTCGCGGTTATAGGTCGATTTATTTAGCTCTTTTAGTACTTTTTCGCTTTCTTTATTTAGTCCCTCGTTTTTGAGGATCGCAGCCATCAAGTAGCCCTCAAGGGCGCTGCCTTGGTATCTCTTTTGATCGTATAGAGCATTTAGCTTTGATCTATCGAGTTTCTTTTGCGTGCTTAGGACGTAGGCTGCGTAAAGAGCTTGGAAGTTGTCGTTGCTACCAAACGCCCTTAACCAGTCGATCGCTTTATTTTTTACGTGGCTATCAAGCGCAAAGCCTGATTTTTCAAGCGCAAACAGCATATCGATAGAGTAGATAGAAGCAAAGTTGTTCGTGTAGCCTAGCTGATTCCAGTAGCCGATGCTGCCGTCTGTTTTTTGCATATTGACGACGTCTTGTATGCCCGCTTCGACGAATCTTCTTCTATCGGCTTCTTTTGCTTTAGCTTCTTTAGAATCATCTCCGCCAAGCACTAGGAAATTTAGCTCAAAAAGCTTACTTGAGCGCTGTTCGGCGCATCCGTAAGGGTAGTTTACGAGCTTGTCGCTATTTGCGCTTAGTACGCCTTTTATAGAGCTTGAGGCGTCGATCCTGATGCGTTTAAACTCGCTGTCAAGCTTAAATGTTTTCTCTACGGTAGCCTGGAAATTTTTAGCGTAGGTGCTAAGCGGATAGGCGTGGATGACGTCAAGCTTTTGCGAGTATGTATAGCCGTTTTTGCCGTCGTTTGCGGTGAAATTTATATATGATTTGCCCGTAGCGTTAGCATCGATGACGAAATTTAATTTCGCATTTTCGTTAGGTTTTAGCTCGATGCTATCGACTGCTAGCTGTGCGTTTAGGTTCGTATCTATGCTTAGAGCAACGGTTTTTGGCTCTTTAGTCGTGTTTATCACTCTTAGCGTGTAGTTTACCTGATCGCCTTGGATCAAATACGCCGTTTGCGTCGGTTTTAGGATGATATCGTCTTTTACCTTGACTGCGTTTACGCTAAAGCCGAGCTTATCGCCGATGACGCTAAGTACGGCCAAATTTATCTCGGAGTTAAAGTCGCTAGGTACCTCTACGTCAAAGTTCGCTACGCCGTCCGCACCCGCTTTTGCGGTTTGCATTTTGATGTAGGTTTTGACGTTTTTCTTATCGACCGGGCTAGCAAATTTAGCCATTCTCATCTCCATGAGAGCAGCTGCCGCGTCGCCGCCGAAGCTTAGTACTTTACCGTCTTTTTTAAATCCGCTCAAATTTGCATAGATGTCGTAGTCAAGCACGCCGTCGTTTAAAATTTTGTCAAAAAAGTCAAGCGGACTCTTTAGCTTTTGATTTGTTACTTGTAACACGCCTTCATCAACCGCAAATAGCGTAACCTCCGCATTTGGCTCGGTTTTTACGGTAGTTTTAAATTTGGAGTTTGACTTGACGACTTTCGGCGCTTCGATGCTGACATTTGTCGCTCGGTATGATTTATCCGCTTTTGCATAGACTTTATCGTAGGTTCTAAACGGCAAGACGTCGTTATCTGCCACGCGCATAATGGATGCGGTTATATAAAGTCCCTCAAAATCGAAGTCAAGGTCAAATTTGGCGTTTGCGACGTTGTTTTCTATATTTACGACTTTATACTTTTTGACGTTTTCTGACTCGACCGTGATGATGCCGATACCGCTTTTTAGCACAGAGCTAACGTCTACGTTTAGCGAGTCGCCTTTTTTATAGACTTTTTGGTTCAGCTTGATTTTGGCTTTAGCTAGCTCTTTTGTCGGTTGCAACGTGCCGCCGTAGTCCCAGCCGCTAACATATATATCTAAATTTGCCGAGTGGCCGCTTAGGATATCGGAAACCACGACTATGAAGTCGCCGCTTTGATTGAAATCATAAACGAATTCGTTACCGCTAAGAGTATCGCTAAAGACCTTTTCGTAGCGTTTGTTCCATTTTAGATAGCCTTCTTTGTCGTAGTTGTATTCCCAGATCGCTTTTTTGATCTCGACGGCTTTTTGTCTATCTTTTAACTCCTCGTCTTTAAGCGGATCGACACTGACAAAATTTAGCGTTAGTTTGGAGTTTGAGTCGATGTAGGTGTCGTTTGCTCTGACGCCGACCATCACGTCAAAAGGATATACGCTAAAGTCGTTGCTAGCACTTACGTTTTTGCCGTCATCGTTAATGGTAAATACCGCGGTGCCTTTTAAAATGCTTGCGATTTTGCCTTTATTTTGTAGCTTAAACGCAGTCGCGCCTTTACCTTCGTTGTCTAGAGTGACTGGTTTAGTAAACTGATCTAGGCCGTTTGCAGCGTATTCGCCGTTGCTAAATTTATACTCTTTAAATTTATCGTTTTTGTAATCTTGTTGATATAAATTTAACGCCACATCGCCTTCGAGATTAGCCGCCGCTCCGCCAAAAAGGTAGTTGCTTTGCAGTTTTACGTCTATTAGATCGTCTAGAGCGTAAATTTGCTTATCTAGCTTAACTTCGTTTTTGATGCGTTGCGGAGTGAATGACTCGACTGAAAAGTCGTAGCTATCGATGATTTTATTTGCAAAGATCACTTCAAATTTAAACGTTCCGGTTAGTCCTGAGTTTACCGGCTCGTCGAAATTTATCACGCCAAGCTCGGTGGTGTTTACGCCTTTATTTAGGATCACTTTGTTTTGCGGATCTCTGATTTTTAGCTTAACGGGCATGTTTGAGAGGCTCTTAAACAGCGCGTTTTTGATGATGATCTCGCCTTTTATGTTTTCCTGCGGACGTATGATGTTACTAGCAAAATGCAAATACGCGCTATACGTTTCGCTTCTATCTTTGGCGTCTAAATTTGACTCCTCGTTTAGGCGTTTGTTCTGCGATAGGGCGATGAAGCTTTGCTCTTTACCTAGCGTTAAAACTGCGCTTGAGACGTCCTTGCCGATGTCTTTTTTATTAAATTTAAATACGCCTTCGTCGTTTGTGATGCCGCTTGCGATGAGATTGTTTTTAGTGGAGTAAATTTTGACGTCCGCGTTTGCGACCACTTCGTTTTTACTCAAGCGGTTGGCAAATAAAAACACCTCGTCTTTTGAAACCTTCATGCTTAGGCCGATATCGGTTAGATAGACCGCTTTTTGTACGCTTTTGTCTTTGTCGTAGTAGACCGTGACTAGATAAACTCCATCTCCGCCCTCGGCAAAGTCAAGCTTGATCTTACTTTTTTGCATTTCGTTTTGAGCGCCACCGATCTCGTAGTTTTTGCTAGCTACTTCCTCGGCGTAGTTATCCAAAGGAGTCTCGGTAAAATTTAAAAAGTATCTTAAATTTTGCTCTTTTAGCTTTTCGACGACGACTTTAGCGGTGTTTGTGTTCACGCTTTTTATGCCGATCTCGCCCATGTTAGACATATACGTGCCGCTATCTGTAAACTCCAAAAACGGCTTTAGATCGCCAAAAGCGACGTTAAAGGTGGAGTTTTCTCGTAGCATCGAGTAGTCGTCGCCAAAGCCCTTGTAGAAGGTGACTTTGTAGGTTGTCTGCGGTTTGAAGTCTTTACTAGTAATGTCGATATAGTAGTAGTAATACTCGCCGTCGGCGTTTTGGTGGCTAGTATACTCCATTTCGCCAACTTCAAAGCTATTTACGCCATCGACCTTGATAAATTTTTTAATATTATCAGAATCTATCCAATCTTTAAGATAGAGTCTAGCCGCTAGTTTGCCGTTATCTAGGCTGATGCCTTCGACTTCGTTTAAAAACATAGTCTTGGCTTTTGGCTTATCGACGAAATTTTCATCTGGATTTGAGACTTTTTGCACGACCTCAAAACTATCGGCTAAATTTATACCCGAAGTATTTTTGAGGTTTTTAGAAACCGAAAATACTAAATTGTCGCCGCTTTCAAGTAACTTTATCTGAAAACTTTTAGGCGTTTTGGCTACGATTTTATATTTGATGTTTTGCTTGGCCAAATTTTGCTTGTCGTAAATTTTAAAATTCGCGGCAAACTCATCCTCGCTAACATTATCGTTAAATACCGCTAAAAAGGTATCTCCGGAGTACTCTATCATGTTTGATAGCACGAAATCTCCGCCGTAAAATTTAACCTTACTCTCGCCTTTTTTGCACGAGTAGCTTACGCCTTTTGCAAGAGGCTTTTTAGGGCAAAAGAAAATCGAGTCTGATCCATACTCAAAGGCTCCCGTTATCTCGGGCGAACACTCGATTATCTTTTTGTGCGTGACCTTGCCGATGAGAGACTGTTCGTTTTGGGCGTATTTTACGCCAATGCTTACCGAGCCATCGTCTAATGCTCTGCTTGAGCCGTCAAGCGTAAAGGCGCCTAAATTTGCTACCAAGATGCAGCTTAGGCTTAAGCCGACCAGCTTTAAACGCATTAAAACCTCCTTATTTCTATATTGATTTCATTTAGATTTGAATTTTCGTCCAGACACCCGAGCTTATGTTTGCCTTGTGTTAAATTTAAGGTATTTTCGCTCGCGTTGTTTACTTTTTCCCACTCGTTTTCGTCGATCTTGAGATATATCTCATCGCCGATATAAGCGTAGCATTTTAGCATAACTTTAGTTAAATTTTCATCGCTTAGCAGAATTTGATTATTTGACGGCGTTGCAACGAGAGGTTTATAGCTTTTAAATTTATAGTAACAAGGACTCTCTTTGATATCTTCTTGAGTAATCGCGCCGTTTTTTAGTAAAAATCCTACCTCATCGCCTCTGATACTCTCGCAGATATCTTTTAGTGCAACGCCCTCTATTTGCCAGTCATCCTCTTCATCTCTACACTCTTTAAATTTAAACGCATCAAGGCATGTTTTTTTGCTCTCAATGCCGCCTGGCGCGCTCATGAAAGACAGTTTTTGCTTTTGAGCTAGCAGTTTAAAGACGTCAAAAACCGTGCGAGACGCGTCGCTAAATCCGCTTAAATTTTGCGTCTTTTTGCCGTTAAAGTTGCCAAACCACACCGCAACCGTGTAGTCGTTATTTACGCCGATCGTATAGATATCGCGCGAGCCGTAGCTGGTGCCGGTTTTAAAGGCGATTTGAGGCGTGTCTTTTGCGTATTGCCACGCGACGCCCAGATAGCTTCTTGACGCGCTTGAGAGCATTTTTGAGGTTAGATACGCGCTTTGCGGGCTGATTAGCCGTCCGTAGCCTAGTATCGTCTTGCCCGCGACTTCAAGTGGTTTTAGCTCGCCGCCGTTTGCGTAGATCGTGTAGAGGTGGGCTAAGCTTAGCAGGCTCATCTCCGCACTTCCAAGCGCGATACTGTCGGCGTAAAATTCCTTTGAATAACTCACTAAATGCACGTGAGAAAGCAGCTCGTAAAGAGAGTTTTCGCCCAGTTTGTTGTTTAGGCTAACGGCCGGGATATTTAGGCTAAGTGCCAGCGCCTCGGTCGCTGAGATGATACCAAAAAACCTGCTGTCGTAGTTTTTAGGCGCGTACTCTCCGAGGAAAATTTCTGTATCTATCATCTGGCTTTTTGGCGTGATGAAACCCTCGTCAAGTCCTAGCGAAAATATAAACGGCTTTAGCGTCGAGCCCACATTTCTGCTCATCGTTACGCCGTCGTTTTGCCCCTGCGGAGCGTACCAGTCGTGCGAGCCCACGTAGGCCGCTACGCTCATATTTTTGTTGTCGATTATTATTCCAGCGGCGTTATAGGCGTCTTTTGATTTTAGCGAGGTAGCCGTATTTTTTAGCGCGTTTTCGAGTAAAATTTGCAAATTTAGATCCAAATTTGAGTGCGTAATGCCGTTTTTTAGAGCCTGTGCGGCGTAGTGCCTGGCCTTATAAACGGCGTCGTAGCGTTTGTTTTTAAAAGGCTCCCTTTGCGCCCTTTGAAAAGCGCTTTGATCTATCACGCCTGCTTTATAAAGCAGTTTTGCGACGCGGTTTTTTAGCGCGTTGATGTTTGATTTTTTATCTAGGCGGTTGGCGTTTGGATTTTTTGGGATCGTGCTTAAAAGCGCGCACTCGGCGATACTAAGCTCGCTTAAATCTTTACCGAAATAAAACCTCGCCGCAGCCGCCGCACCCTCGATATTTCCGCCGTAGGGAGCGAGATTAAAGTAAAAATTTAAAATCTCGTCCTTGCTATAGTGCCACTCAAGCTGAAGCGCGGTAAAGATCTCTTTA encodes the following:
- a CDS encoding valine--tRNA ligase, with the protein product MAEFYDAKEVEDKFYKIWEERGYFEIDANKNIRKDGRKFCIMMPPPNVTGSLHIGHALTFTLQDIMTRYKRMDGYKTLWQPGLDHAGIATQNVVEKQLLAQGIKKEELGREKFVEKVWEWKEKSGGMIVHQMRKLGISPAWSRQRFTMDEGLRIAVKKAFVNLYEKGLIVRENYMINWCTHDGALSDIEVEHKENKGKLYHLRYYLAGEQDKFIVVATTRPETYFGDTAVMVNPNDERYKNLIGKKVVLPIIGREIEIIADEHVDMEFGTGLVKVTPAHDTNDYEVGKRHDLKFITVFDEKGILNEQCAQFKGLERLEARDVIVAELEKLGNVEKIEDYENQVGYCYRCKNVVEPYISKQWFVKKQIADDAIAKVGEGLAKFYPAHWINSFNAWMRELRDWCISRQLWWGHQIPVFYCNECGHEWVDEGEPTQCPKCKSANFHQDPDVLDTWFSSGLWPFSTLGWGNGEELKNEKWFEGDLAEFYPNNLLITGFDILFFWVARMMFQGENALGKLPFDDIYLHALVKDEQGRKMSKSLGNVIDPLVSIEEYSADILRFTLALLAVQGRDIKLSDEKMKLVRNFTNKLYNASKYLLLNESKFANLSDAKIETKLGKYMLSRFNECVREVRENIDAYRFNDAANAIYKFLWDEFCDWGIELSKADKGSVKELGAIFKEAMRLLSPFMPFISEYLFHELSGSNLENASSIMVEEYPQANERDLQIEKTFELVIEAIVAIRRAKATIEQGNSKIPKAFIKLNGNENLNEATNYIALLAKCEQIEFCDDKIENAARDVSENLEVFVPLEGVDMSAVIMRLRSQKTKLEKEITKLSSMLNNEKFVASAPQAVVEANREGLASATQKLEKVDSELANLGAVD
- a CDS encoding alpha-2-macroglobulin family protein, translated to MRLKLVGLSLSCILVANLGAFTLDGSSRALDDGSVSIGVKYAQNEQSLIGKVTHKKIIECSPEITGAFEYGSDSIFFCPKKPLAKGVSYSCKKGESKVKFYGGDFVLSNMIEYSGDTFLAVFNDNVSEDEFAANFKIYDKQNLAKQNIKYKIVAKTPKSFQIKLLESGDNLVFSVSKNLKNTSGINLADSFEVVQKVSNPDENFVDKPKAKTMFLNEVEGISLDNGKLAARLYLKDWIDSDNIKKFIKVDGVNSFEVGEMEYTSHQNADGEYYYYYIDITSKDFKPQTTYKVTFYKGFGDDYSMLRENSTFNVAFGDLKPFLEFTDSGTYMSNMGEIGIKSVNTNTAKVVVEKLKEQNLRYFLNFTETPLDNYAEEVASKNYEIGGAQNEMQKSKIKLDFAEGGDGVYLVTVYYDKDKSVQKAVYLTDIGLSMKVSKDEVFLFANRLSKNEVVANADVKIYSTKNNLIASGITNDEGVFKFNKKDIGKDVSSAVLTLGKEQSFIALSQNKRLNEESNLDAKDRSETYSAYLHFASNIIRPQENIKGEIIIKNALFKSLSNMPVKLKIRDPQNKVILNKGVNTTELGVINFDEPVNSGLTGTFKFEVIFANKIIDSYDFSVESFTPQRIKNEVKLDKQIYALDDLIDVKLQSNYLFGGAAANLEGDVALNLYQQDYKNDKFKEYKFSNGEYAANGLDQFTKPVTLDNEGKGATAFKLQNKGKIASILKGTAVFTINDDGKNVSASNDFSVYPFDVMVGVRANDTYIDSNSKLTLNFVSVDPLKDEELKDRQKAVEIKKAIWEYNYDKEGYLKWNKRYEKVFSDTLSGNEFVYDFNQSGDFIVVVSDILSGHSANLDIYVSGWDYGGTLQPTKELAKAKIKLNQKVYKKGDSLNVDVSSVLKSGIGIITVESENVKKYKVVNIENNVANAKFDLDFDFEGLYITASIMRVADNDVLPFRTYDKVYAKADKSYRATNVSIEAPKVVKSNSKFKTTVKTEPNAEVTLFAVDEGVLQVTNQKLKSPLDFFDKILNDGVLDYDIYANLSGFKKDGKVLSFGGDAAAALMEMRMAKFASPVDKKNVKTYIKMQTAKAGADGVANFDVEVPSDFNSEINLAVLSVIGDKLGFSVNAVKVKDDIILKPTQTAYLIQGDQVNYTLRVINTTKEPKTVALSIDTNLNAQLAVDSIELKPNENAKLNFVIDANATGKSYINFTANDGKNGYTYSQKLDVIHAYPLSTYAKNFQATVEKTFKLDSEFKRIRIDASSSIKGVLSANSDKLVNYPYGCAEQRSSKLFELNFLVLGGDDSKEAKAKEADRRRFVEAGIQDVVNMQKTDGSIGYWNQLGYTNNFASIYSIDMLFALEKSGFALDSHVKNKAIDWLRAFGSNDNFQALYAAYVLSTQKKLDRSKLNALYDQKRYQGSALEGYLMAAILKNEGLNKESEKVLKELNKSTYNREKELADNFGSEIRNKAFMLLLHANHFEKNAFSDELADYLIARVDKLHSTQERAFTLRALRAYIKDVSSENKFKLIADGHDLNFDGRGAINIAPKKPEITIVPENGAAVYLGVSASGYKKLDVNHKFDKKGLDIYRTFVGKDGKEIDINALKVNDIIYSKLSLKTNEFIRNGVINETISPCLEVVNENIVPNVRTEATKNSLTLEHQNIEDDRVLSFYSLDASKDAHVLYTPLRVVMSGKCMLPAVITENMYDESMSDYDLAQHEFIVK
- the pbpC gene encoding penicillin-binding protein 1C codes for the protein MKRVLAKFIKYFAAVALLCFVAFLVLDFAYPLDVKALKRENSFILFDKNGQIVALRPSSDEIWRFEAKNIPQTLKDSVLLFEDKFFYYHIGVNPFAMIRAAAHNLTHSNRIGASTITMQVARMMKREERTYANKFKEIFTALQLEWHYSKDEILNFYFNLAPYGGNIEGAAAAARFYFGKDLSELSIAECALLSTIPKNPNANRLDKKSNINALKNRVAKLLYKAGVIDQSAFQRAQREPFKNKRYDAVYKARHYAAQALKNGITHSNLDLNLQILLENALKNTATSLKSKDAYNAAGIIIDNKNMSVAAYVGSHDWYAPQGQNDGVTMSRNVGSTLKPFIFSLGLDEGFITPKSQMIDTEIFLGEYAPKNYDSRFFGIISATEALALSLNIPAVSLNNKLGENSLYELLSHVHLVSYSKEFYADSIALGSAEMSLLSLAHLYTIYANGGELKPLEVAGKTILGYGRLISPQSAYLTSKMLSSASRSYLGVAWQYAKDTPQIAFKTGTSYGSRDIYTIGVNNDYTVAVWFGNFNGKKTQNLSGFSDASRTVFDVFKLLAQKQKLSFMSAPGGIESKKTCLDAFKFKECRDEEDDWQIEGVALKDICESIRGDEVGFLLKNGAITQEDIKESPCYYKFKSYKPLVATPSNNQILLSDENLTKVMLKCYAYIGDEIYLKIDENEWEKVNNASENTLNLTQGKHKLGCLDENSNLNEINIEIRRF